A part of Mycolicibacterium sp. TUM20985 genomic DNA contains:
- a CDS encoding ArsR/SmtB family transcription factor: MAEPPIEHCDLLCLDLPHAERIRGLLPSSAEAELLAVAARALSDPTRLIIASALLRGDELCVCDMAWVVGHSQNLVSHHLRQLKIAGLVTSRRQARMVMYQLTDRGRSLTEAVFGTVGRRPHREAPHV, from the coding sequence ATGGCCGAACCGCCGATCGAACACTGCGACTTGCTGTGCCTGGACTTACCGCACGCCGAGCGGATCCGCGGCCTGCTGCCGTCGTCGGCCGAGGCCGAACTCTTGGCGGTCGCGGCGAGGGCTCTGAGTGACCCGACTCGGCTGATTATCGCCTCTGCGCTTCTTCGGGGCGACGAACTGTGCGTGTGTGACATGGCCTGGGTGGTCGGCCATTCGCAGAACCTCGTGTCCCATCACCTGCGTCAACTGAAGATCGCCGGTTTGGTGACTTCTCGCCGTCAAGCTCGGATGGTGATGTATCAGCTCACTGACCGCGGCCGGTCCTTGACCGAGGCCGTCTTCGGAACTGTGGGCCGCCGGCCACACCGAGAGGCTCCCCATGTCTGA
- a CDS encoding heavy metal translocating P-type ATPase, which yields MSDACCGPVDKDLDAKIGSGPDKLWHVRELQLAALAAVLLLTGWALHRSGRETVGLGAELAAVAAGAATFAPGAVRSLRHGRLGVGTLMTIAAIGAVALGQVAEAALLSILFSIAEGLEHYAVTRTHRSLRAVLSLVPPTVTVVRDGRQTRVTPDELVIDDVMVLRPGDRAATDGVIVSGRTSLDLSAITGESVPVEAEPGTAVHAGAVNGGGAIDVTVTAAAADSSLARIVHIVEQAQERKGAGQRLADRIARPLVPAILALAAAVAAIGAILGDPVLWLERALVVLVAASPCALAIAVPLTVVAAIGAASRQGAVVKGGAAIEELGRIAVIALDKTGTLTRNSPQVIEVITADGVTEAEALQMASAVEARSEHPLAQAIIDAAGYGVVVADDVTALAGHGISGRIGNSSIRLGKPGWLAAAGFTDDVTRLQSAGATVVLLERDTVVVAAIAVRDELRPEAPEVVRQLRGLGIDIAMLTGDNALTAKAVAEAAGITAVHADLLPEDKARLLAELSGGQPIAMVGDGVNDAPALATADIGIAMGAMGTDVAIETADVALMGEDLRHLPQVLAHARGARRIMLQNIGLSLAIITILIPLAAFGVLGLATVVLIHETAEVLVILNAIRAARTQQLPGVAPLQTAAAGVHHVTLPAPPPPVDACCAPMASPAPVVMDQGDTCGEDCPCCRPVEPEKSRDASTHLPR from the coding sequence ATGTCTGATGCGTGCTGCGGTCCTGTGGACAAGGACCTCGACGCCAAGATTGGATCGGGGCCGGACAAGCTGTGGCACGTTCGCGAACTGCAATTGGCTGCCCTGGCTGCCGTTTTGCTACTCACCGGCTGGGCGCTTCACCGGAGTGGACGTGAAACCGTAGGCCTGGGAGCCGAATTGGCGGCAGTCGCCGCCGGGGCCGCAACGTTCGCGCCCGGTGCCGTTCGCAGCCTCCGGCACGGCCGCCTCGGGGTGGGCACGTTGATGACGATCGCCGCGATCGGGGCCGTGGCCCTGGGCCAGGTCGCCGAAGCCGCGCTGCTGTCGATCCTGTTCTCGATCGCCGAGGGACTCGAGCACTACGCGGTGACACGCACCCACCGAAGTCTGCGCGCCGTCCTGTCTCTGGTACCCCCTACGGTCACCGTGGTCCGCGACGGCCGCCAAACCCGCGTGACGCCAGACGAATTGGTCATCGACGACGTGATGGTGCTGCGACCGGGTGACCGCGCCGCCACCGACGGCGTCATCGTCTCGGGTCGCACCAGCCTGGACCTCTCGGCGATCACCGGAGAATCCGTTCCCGTCGAAGCCGAACCGGGTACCGCCGTGCACGCCGGCGCAGTCAACGGCGGCGGGGCCATCGACGTCACCGTTACCGCAGCCGCAGCCGACAGCTCCCTGGCACGCATCGTCCACATCGTGGAGCAGGCCCAGGAACGCAAGGGTGCGGGCCAGCGCCTCGCCGATCGGATCGCCCGCCCACTCGTCCCGGCGATCCTCGCTCTCGCTGCGGCCGTCGCCGCAATCGGCGCGATTCTGGGCGATCCGGTGTTGTGGCTCGAACGCGCGCTGGTGGTCCTTGTCGCGGCCTCTCCATGCGCACTGGCCATCGCGGTGCCGCTGACCGTGGTGGCCGCCATCGGCGCCGCCAGCCGACAGGGCGCTGTTGTGAAGGGTGGCGCCGCGATCGAGGAACTTGGGCGCATCGCCGTGATCGCCCTCGACAAGACCGGCACGCTCACCCGAAACAGCCCGCAGGTGATCGAGGTGATCACCGCAGACGGCGTCACCGAAGCCGAAGCCCTGCAGATGGCGTCCGCGGTCGAAGCCCGCAGCGAGCACCCCCTGGCCCAAGCCATCATCGATGCTGCCGGCTATGGCGTCGTGGTGGCCGACGACGTCACCGCCCTCGCCGGCCACGGCATCAGCGGCCGCATCGGCAACTCCTCGATTCGTTTGGGCAAGCCGGGCTGGCTCGCGGCCGCGGGGTTCACCGACGACGTCACCCGCCTTCAATCGGCTGGGGCGACAGTGGTCCTCCTCGAACGCGACACCGTCGTCGTCGCCGCGATCGCAGTCCGCGACGAGCTGAGGCCCGAAGCGCCCGAAGTGGTCCGACAACTACGCGGGCTGGGCATCGACATCGCGATGCTGACCGGTGACAACGCCCTCACGGCCAAGGCCGTGGCCGAAGCCGCCGGCATCACCGCCGTACACGCCGACCTTCTGCCCGAAGACAAGGCAAGACTGCTGGCCGAACTATCCGGCGGCCAGCCGATCGCGATGGTCGGCGACGGGGTCAACGATGCACCCGCACTAGCCACCGCCGACATCGGCATTGCGATGGGCGCGATGGGTACCGATGTCGCCATCGAGACCGCCGACGTCGCGCTGATGGGCGAAGACCTGCGCCACCTCCCCCAAGTCCTCGCCCACGCCCGTGGGGCGCGTCGAATCATGCTGCAGAACATCGGCCTATCACTGGCGATCATCACAATTCTGATTCCCCTGGCCGCCTTCGGGGTTCTCGGACTGGCCACCGTGGTGCTGATCCACGAGACGGCCGAAGTGCTCGTCATCCTCAACGCGATTCGCGCCGCACGCACGCAGCAACTACCCGGCGTCGCACCGCTGCAGACGGCCGCGGCAGGGGTACATCACGTCACCCTCCCGGCGCCCCCGCCGCCCGTCGACGCCTGCTGCGCTCCGATGGCATCCCCCGCACCGGTAGTCATGGATCAGGGAGACACCTGCGGCGAGGACTGCCCCTGCTGCCGCCCCGTCGAACCCGAGAAGTCACGCGATGCATCGACACACCTCCCGAGGTGA
- a CDS encoding DUF3703 domain-containing protein yields the protein MTRLDVAARDAYRREMVAARRAPSAGQRWRHLERAHVVSQPDPWLHSSNHAAMLILALRQRDRHEALGQVVRRVLPRQDRCGGTNTVRVDVGLKTPWPYPSMSPRSSVRIPASTVATEPTVFLRI from the coding sequence GTGACCCGCCTCGATGTCGCAGCCCGCGACGCGTACCGACGGGAAATGGTCGCCGCACGACGCGCACCGTCGGCCGGCCAGCGGTGGCGGCACCTGGAGCGGGCGCACGTCGTTTCCCAACCCGACCCGTGGCTGCACAGCAGCAATCACGCGGCGATGCTGATACTCGCACTGCGCCAACGGGACCGTCACGAAGCTCTCGGCCAGGTCGTCCGACGGGTGTTGCCGCGCCAGGATCGGTGTGGGGGCACCAACACTGTCCGGGTCGACGTGGGCCTGAAGACCCCATGGCCCTACCCGTCGATGTCGCCCCGCTCTTCCGTCCGGATTCCTGCGTCCACGGTCGCGACCGAACCTACGGTCTTTCTACGTATATAG
- a CDS encoding DsbA family protein: protein MAPVTRILLTVFAVITMIIGVGVYLSAQNKDSPAVAQAQGGEVGQLVRDTSRRLNTAPNSDVTLVEFLDFECEACRAAFPMVEQLRSEYGDRVNFVVRYFPIPSHFNAERAARAVEAAAQQGKFEPMYKKMYETQSQWGEQRIPADSTFRGFASGLGLDMGAFDAAYDDPATLDRVNVDVADGKALGVQGTPTFFLNGNEVDFMSYQELSAAVERALKE from the coding sequence ATGGCACCTGTCACACGCATTTTGCTGACCGTCTTCGCGGTCATCACCATGATCATCGGGGTTGGCGTCTATCTCTCGGCCCAGAACAAGGACTCCCCCGCCGTTGCGCAGGCCCAGGGAGGCGAGGTGGGTCAGTTGGTCCGGGACACCAGCCGCCGCCTCAACACGGCACCGAACAGCGATGTCACCCTCGTCGAGTTCCTCGACTTCGAATGCGAGGCGTGCCGCGCTGCGTTCCCGATGGTCGAGCAGCTGCGCTCCGAGTACGGAGACCGCGTCAACTTCGTCGTCCGCTACTTCCCCATTCCGTCTCATTTCAACGCCGAGCGGGCAGCACGTGCGGTCGAGGCGGCTGCCCAGCAGGGCAAGTTCGAGCCCATGTACAAGAAGATGTACGAGACCCAGAGTCAGTGGGGCGAACAGCGGATTCCGGCCGACTCAACGTTCCGCGGATTCGCATCCGGACTCGGCCTCGACATGGGCGCGTTCGACGCCGCCTACGACGATCCGGCCACCCTCGACCGGGTCAACGTCGACGTCGCCGACGGCAAGGCCCTTGGCGTTCAGGGCACGCCGACGTTCTTCCTCAACGGCAATGAAGTGGATTTCATGAGTTACCAGGAACTTTCGGCGGCGGTCGAACGGGCGTTGAAGGAGTAG
- a CDS encoding YnfA family protein, which yields MIAKSVALFVVAAVFEIGGAWLVWQGVREHRGWIWVGLGVIALGAYGFVATLQPDAQFGRILAAYGGVFVAGSLLWGTAFDGFRPDRWDVTGAIVCILGVAVIMYAPRGV from the coding sequence ATGATCGCCAAATCCGTCGCCCTGTTCGTCGTGGCCGCCGTCTTCGAGATCGGCGGTGCGTGGCTGGTGTGGCAGGGGGTGCGGGAACATCGCGGCTGGATTTGGGTCGGCCTGGGCGTGATCGCGCTTGGCGCGTACGGGTTCGTGGCGACCCTGCAGCCCGACGCTCAGTTCGGACGCATTCTCGCGGCCTACGGCGGGGTGTTCGTCGCCGGCTCCCTACTCTGGGGAACGGCCTTCGACGGGTTCCGGCCCGACCGTTGGGATGTGACCGGCGCAATCGTCTGCATTCTCGGGGTTGCCGTCATCATGTATGCGCCCCGCGGCGTGTGA
- the istA gene encoding IS21 family transposase, whose translation MISLEDWALIRHLHRSEGLSQRAIARQMGIARDTVAGALASDVPPKYERRAVTPAIDTVEPRIRALLSAYPGMPATVIAERIGWTGSISWFRERVRAVRPEYLPADPVDRLEHPPGRVAQCDLWFPAPKIAVGFGQEAMLPVLVMVAAFSRFIAAVMLPSRQTMDLVAGMWQLLASSFAAVPHELWWDNEAGIGRRGRLADPVTALMGTLGSRMVQLKPYDPESKGMVERANRYLETSFLPGRSFDSPHDFNSQLGQWLPTANSRHVRVLDGRPVDFLDRDRAQMLVLPPVPPVIDTVAHQRLGRDYYVRVAGNDYSVDPTAIGQLVDVRTTLAQVTVSRSGHLLAAHDRCWAARQTLTDPAHVATAAAMRRQFQTGPAPLAGEHLARDLAEYDRAFGVDFTSSATGFDGEVA comes from the coding sequence GTGATCTCCTTGGAAGATTGGGCCTTGATTCGGCATCTTCACCGCAGCGAGGGTCTGTCGCAGCGGGCTATCGCACGGCAGATGGGTATTGCGCGCGACACTGTGGCTGGGGCGTTGGCCAGCGACGTCCCACCGAAATATGAGCGGCGGGCGGTGACGCCGGCGATCGATACCGTGGAGCCACGGATTCGGGCTTTGTTGTCGGCCTATCCCGGGATGCCGGCGACGGTGATCGCGGAGCGGATTGGGTGGACGGGTTCGATCTCGTGGTTTCGGGAGCGGGTCCGGGCGGTTCGCCCGGAGTACCTGCCCGCTGATCCGGTGGATCGCCTCGAGCATCCGCCCGGTCGGGTGGCGCAGTGCGATCTGTGGTTCCCGGCGCCCAAGATCGCGGTGGGGTTCGGTCAGGAGGCGATGCTGCCGGTCTTGGTGATGGTGGCGGCGTTCTCAAGGTTCATCGCCGCGGTGATGCTGCCGTCGCGCCAAACGATGGATCTGGTGGCCGGGATGTGGCAGCTGCTGGCGAGCAGCTTCGCCGCGGTGCCGCACGAGTTGTGGTGGGACAACGAAGCCGGGATCGGACGTCGGGGCCGGTTGGCCGATCCGGTGACTGCGTTGATGGGCACGCTGGGATCGCGGATGGTGCAACTCAAACCCTATGACCCCGAATCGAAGGGAATGGTGGAACGAGCCAACCGCTACCTGGAGACCTCGTTCCTGCCCGGACGCAGCTTCGACTCCCCGCACGACTTCAATAGTCAACTGGGGCAATGGCTTCCGACCGCCAACAGTCGTCATGTGCGTGTCCTCGACGGGCGTCCCGTTGATTTCCTGGATCGTGATCGAGCTCAGATGCTGGTCCTGCCACCCGTGCCTCCGGTGATCGACACCGTGGCGCACCAACGGCTGGGACGGGACTACTACGTCCGGGTGGCCGGCAATGACTACTCGGTGGATCCGACGGCGATCGGTCAACTCGTCGACGTTCGCACCACCCTGGCCCAGGTGACGGTGAGCCGATCCGGGCATCTGCTGGCGGCTCATGACCGCTGCTGGGCGGCACGTCAAACCCTGACCGACCCGGCCCACGTCGCGACCGCCGCGGCGATGCGCCGCCAATTCCAGACGGGCCCGGCTCCACTGGCAGGCGAGCATCTGGCGCGGGACTTGGCCGAGTACGACCGTGCCTTCGGTGTCGACTTCACCAGCAGTGCAACCGGATTCGACGGGGAGGTGGCCTGA
- the istB gene encoding IS21-like element helper ATPase IstB, whose product MAEDPIKDILHYAQALKAPRIRDAAARLAEQAREASWSHEEYLAAVLSREVAAREASGAATRIRSAGFPTRKSLEDFNFDHQPALNRDMIAHLGTGVFLAKARNVVLLGPPGTGKTHLATGLAIKAAQTGHRIAFATAVDWVARLKAAHNAGRLPAELAKLRRIGLLVVDEVGYIPFEQDAANLFFQLVSSRYEHASLILTSNLPFARWGDVFGDQVVAAAMIDRIVHHADVLTLKGSSYRLKDTGIDTLPSARADNTAQ is encoded by the coding sequence ATGGCGGAGGATCCGATCAAGGACATCTTGCACTACGCGCAAGCGCTGAAGGCGCCACGAATCAGGGATGCGGCAGCCCGGTTGGCCGAGCAAGCCCGTGAAGCCAGCTGGAGTCATGAGGAGTATCTCGCTGCGGTGCTGTCCCGTGAAGTCGCCGCCCGCGAAGCCTCCGGTGCAGCGACCCGTATCCGCTCAGCAGGGTTCCCGACGCGTAAGTCACTGGAGGACTTCAACTTCGATCACCAACCTGCTCTCAACCGTGACATGATCGCCCACCTCGGTACCGGTGTCTTTCTGGCCAAGGCCCGCAACGTAGTGCTCCTCGGCCCGCCGGGCACCGGCAAGACTCACCTCGCGACCGGCCTGGCCATCAAAGCCGCCCAGACCGGGCACCGGATCGCGTTCGCCACCGCAGTGGACTGGGTCGCCCGCCTCAAAGCCGCCCACAACGCGGGTCGCTTGCCCGCCGAGTTGGCCAAGCTGCGGCGCATCGGACTGCTCGTCGTCGACGAAGTCGGCTACATCCCATTCGAGCAGGACGCCGCGAACCTGTTCTTCCAGCTGGTCTCCAGCCGCTACGAACATGCCTCGCTGATCTTGACCTCGAACCTGCCGTTCGCCCGCTGGGGTGATGTGTTCGGCGACCAGGTCGTCGCCGCGGCAATGATCGACCGCATCGTCCACCACGCCGACGTCCTCACACTGAAGGGATCCAGCTACCGCCTCAAAGACACCGGAATAGACACCTTGCCCTCCGCCCGAGCCGACAACACGGCACAATAA
- a CDS encoding MerR family transcriptional regulator, whose protein sequence is MTNWACSPTPSPCSQNRSAPTLRFRLDLLVSFNAYRQGMTAMQISELSRRSGVPASTLRYYGQIGLLPADRTAC, encoded by the coding sequence ATGACGAACTGGGCATGCTCTCCGACGCCGTCACCGTGTTCTCAGAACAGATCGGCGCCGACCCTACGATTCCGACTTGACCTTCTAGTCAGCTTCAACGCTTACCGTCAGGGCATGACTGCAATGCAGATCTCGGAGCTATCCCGCCGCAGCGGAGTGCCCGCATCGACGCTGCGGTACTACGGGCAGATCGGTCTACTTCCAGCTGACCGAACCGCGTGTTAA
- a CDS encoding DUF305 domain-containing protein — protein MRRATVVIVACVALVMGLSACSDANRAPQDRLGSSTSGAHIHNDADVAFLEQMIPHHAQAIEMSDVLVATPGADPQVVAQARSIRIRQASEIAMMRGWLTTWGVGAAAVQPHRMAQCGMVSSADLAALNGAEDAAADRLYLELMIAHHAGAIAMARMEADAGASPFATDFARGIMSSQQREIDVMRSMATPDIVVTEAPSC, from the coding sequence ATGAGGCGGGCCACAGTCGTCATCGTGGCCTGCGTGGCGCTCGTCATGGGGCTGAGCGCCTGCAGCGACGCGAATCGTGCGCCGCAGGATCGTCTGGGATCATCGACGAGCGGCGCCCACATCCACAATGATGCCGACGTCGCGTTCCTCGAGCAGATGATCCCGCACCACGCCCAAGCCATCGAGATGTCCGATGTCCTCGTGGCGACGCCGGGAGCGGACCCGCAGGTCGTCGCTCAGGCCCGGTCCATCAGAATCCGGCAGGCATCGGAGATCGCCATGATGCGCGGCTGGTTGACGACGTGGGGCGTAGGCGCGGCGGCGGTGCAGCCGCATCGCATGGCTCAATGCGGCATGGTCTCGTCCGCGGATCTCGCGGCGTTGAATGGCGCTGAGGATGCCGCAGCCGACCGGCTGTATCTCGAGCTGATGATCGCCCACCATGCGGGGGCGATCGCGATGGCGCGCATGGAGGCCGATGCTGGAGCTAGCCCCTTCGCGACGGACTTCGCGCGAGGCATCATGTCATCTCAGCAACGGGAGATCGACGTGATGCGCTCGATGGCGACCCCCGACATCGTTGTCACCGAGGCGCCGTCGTGTTGA
- a CDS encoding cytochrome c biogenesis CcdA family protein, whose translation MNGFTAIATSGHVLLAILVSALAGLVSFASPCVVPLVPGYLSYLAAIVGVDERSHAAPARRARLRLAGAAGLFVAGFTAVFLMGTVAILGVTTTIITNGVLLQRIGGVVTIAMGLVFMGFVPALQREARFTPRSLSTLGGAPLLGVVFGLGWTPCLGPTLTGVIAVASATEGTNVLRGGVLVVAYCLGLGVPFILLAVGSGRAVGALSWLRGNTRRIQVFGGVLLVAVGIALLTGLWAEFVSWVRDAFVSSTTMPI comes from the coding sequence GTGAACGGTTTCACTGCGATCGCCACCTCCGGGCACGTGTTGCTGGCGATTCTCGTCTCGGCGTTGGCAGGACTGGTGTCGTTCGCGTCGCCCTGCGTGGTTCCCCTAGTACCGGGTTATCTGTCGTACTTGGCCGCCATCGTGGGAGTCGATGAGCGGTCACATGCCGCGCCCGCGAGGCGTGCACGTCTGCGTCTCGCGGGGGCCGCGGGACTGTTCGTCGCCGGCTTCACGGCGGTGTTCCTCATGGGAACCGTCGCGATCCTGGGTGTGACGACGACCATCATCACCAACGGCGTCCTGTTGCAACGGATCGGCGGTGTCGTGACGATCGCGATGGGTTTGGTCTTCATGGGTTTCGTTCCCGCGCTGCAACGGGAAGCCCGCTTCACGCCCCGGTCTTTGTCGACGCTGGGTGGCGCACCGCTTCTGGGCGTGGTGTTCGGTTTGGGCTGGACCCCGTGCTTGGGCCCGACACTCACCGGTGTCATCGCGGTGGCCTCTGCCACCGAGGGAACGAACGTCCTGCGCGGTGGGGTACTCGTCGTTGCCTACTGTTTGGGACTGGGCGTCCCGTTCATACTCTTGGCGGTGGGGTCGGGTCGTGCGGTGGGGGCACTGAGCTGGTTGCGAGGAAACACGCGGCGTATTCAGGTCTTCGGCGGCGTTCTCCTCGTCGCAGTTGGTATCGCCTTGTTGACCGGGCTGTGGGCCGAGTTCGTGTCGTGGGTGCGTGATGCGTTCGTCAGCAGCACCACGATGCCGATATGA
- a CDS encoding L,D-transpeptidase, which translates to MMRPPRKSVIAMMAAGLAGALLLTETSASAEPPVPAPPVPGDSVAMSPNPPAAPSADLLSQAAVPVPVDTPAGQNPLPYLGPSVFAPPTFNPVNGSMVGVAKPIVVNFQRPIADRELAEQAVHISSDPPVPGKFYWMSNTQLRWRPVDFWPASTIVAIDAGGTTSSFRIGDALVATIDNATLQMEVMRNGTPEKTIPVSLGKPGYETPNGTYYVLEKFADMVMDSSTYGVPVNSAEGYKLKVQDAVRINNAGIFVHGAPWSVGDQGKRNVSHGCPNLSPANAQWFYDNFGSGDPVVVKNSVGVYDENDGAQDWQI; encoded by the coding sequence ATGATGCGTCCGCCGCGCAAGTCCGTCATTGCCATGATGGCGGCCGGTCTAGCAGGTGCACTGCTGCTCACGGAAACATCCGCCTCGGCCGAGCCGCCAGTACCCGCGCCTCCCGTACCGGGCGATTCTGTCGCGATGTCGCCGAATCCCCCCGCAGCACCATCAGCGGACCTACTCTCACAGGCTGCGGTGCCCGTACCCGTGGACACGCCAGCCGGCCAGAATCCACTGCCCTACCTCGGCCCGTCCGTCTTCGCGCCGCCCACGTTCAACCCCGTGAACGGCTCGATGGTCGGCGTGGCCAAACCCATCGTCGTCAACTTCCAACGGCCGATCGCCGACCGCGAGTTGGCCGAGCAAGCCGTCCACATCTCTTCCGACCCTCCGGTTCCCGGGAAGTTCTACTGGATGAGTAACACCCAACTCCGATGGCGTCCAGTCGATTTCTGGCCCGCCAGCACCATCGTCGCCATCGACGCCGGCGGAACGACGTCGAGCTTTCGCATCGGTGACGCGCTGGTGGCGACGATCGACAATGCCACCTTGCAGATGGAGGTGATGCGCAACGGCACGCCCGAGAAGACGATCCCGGTGTCTCTAGGCAAGCCGGGCTATGAAACTCCCAACGGCACGTACTACGTGCTCGAGAAGTTCGCCGACATGGTGATGGACTCCTCGACCTACGGCGTGCCGGTCAACTCGGCCGAGGGTTACAAGCTCAAAGTCCAAGACGCGGTGCGCATCAACAACGCCGGCATCTTCGTTCACGGCGCACCGTGGTCAGTGGGCGATCAGGGCAAACGCAACGTCAGCCACGGCTGCCCCAATCTGAGTCCGGCCAACGCGCAATGGTTCTACGACAACTTCGGCAGCGGAGACCCGGTCGTGGTCAAGAACTCCGTCGGCGTCTACGACGAGAACGACGGAGCCCAGGACTGGCAGATCTGA
- a CDS encoding adenylate/guanylate cyclase domain-containing protein translates to MRPTAPVDAATEFEHADVDAAVVFVDMSGFTAFTEAHGDHRAAQLAESFAAAVITALGPADEMIKTIGDAVLVVCENPMMAVSFLRRLTDETGRMPGFPLLRAGVAAGPVVKRRGDVFGSTVNTAARLVAIAQPRQIVINGDAASGLSVDDLAAMAGLGPLALRNVGSPVDAFVLDIGTRHQRHVDPVCRMHAPTDADQLTVTRLGTSYRFCSTACMQQFAQRTAS, encoded by the coding sequence GTGAGGCCCACGGCCCCTGTGGATGCCGCCACCGAGTTCGAACACGCCGACGTCGACGCAGCCGTCGTGTTCGTCGACATGTCCGGGTTCACCGCGTTCACCGAAGCCCACGGCGATCATCGCGCTGCCCAATTGGCTGAATCGTTTGCCGCCGCGGTCATCACGGCGCTCGGGCCGGCCGACGAGATGATCAAGACCATCGGCGATGCGGTACTCGTGGTGTGTGAGAACCCCATGATGGCGGTGTCATTCCTTCGACGGCTCACCGACGAGACCGGTCGCATGCCCGGCTTCCCGTTGTTGCGCGCCGGTGTCGCTGCGGGTCCCGTGGTGAAGCGGCGCGGAGACGTCTTCGGTTCGACGGTCAACACCGCAGCGAGACTCGTCGCCATCGCGCAGCCCCGCCAGATCGTCATCAACGGCGATGCGGCATCAGGGCTCTCAGTAGACGATCTGGCCGCGATGGCCGGGTTGGGCCCCCTTGCCCTACGCAACGTCGGCTCACCCGTCGATGCGTTCGTCCTGGACATCGGGACCCGCCACCAACGGCACGTGGATCCGGTCTGTCGAATGCACGCCCCGACCGACGCCGACCAGTTGACCGTCACACGGCTGGGCACGTCGTACAGGTTCTGCTCGACGGCGTGCATGCAGCAATTCGCGCAGCGCACCGCCAGTTAA